Genomic window (Methanocaldococcus sp.):
GATAAATTTTAAATTTTATTTTTATTTTCTATTCTAAAAACAACTACTGGAATATTTACAACTTTCTTTTTATGAAATTCATATATTGCAGGAATTCTAAAATATGCCTCATAAATGTGAGTTATTTCTCCTCCTTTATCTTTTACATAGTTTATAACAAAATCTTTCGTTGGATAGTTGTGTATAGTATATATTACATCTCCAATCTCTAATGCTTTATCTAAGAATATTCTATCTGCATACTTTTTTTGAGCACCAAATGGAGGATTTTGAATAACTACTTTCTTTAAATTGTAATCATCATTAAGAACATTTTTAAGAACTTCTTTATTTAAATCTCTAATATCCATACAGTAAAAATCTACATCAACATTTAAATTTTTGGCATTTTCCTCTGCTATTTTAATACTTTCTTTATCAATATCAACCCCTATAACTCTTTTTGCCCCTAATATCTTACTACCTATTGCCAATCTACCAGTTCCACAACCTAAATCAATAACTACATTATTATAAAAATCATTCACTGCAAAAAATAAAATATCAC
Coding sequences:
- a CDS encoding METTL5 family protein, encoding MIKKKHLEMILDSLKRHPNPKVDLEQYTIDGKLASDILFFAVNDFYNNVVIDLGCGTGRLAIGSKILGAKRVIGVDIDKESIKIAEENAKNLNVDVDFYCMDIRDLNKEVLKNVLNDDYNLKKVVIQNPPFGAQKKYADRIFLDKALEIGDVIYTIHNYPTKDFVINYVKDKGGEITHIYEAYFRIPAIYEFHKKKVVNIPVVVFRIENKNKI